The following are encoded in a window of Pseudalgibacter alginicilyticus genomic DNA:
- the cls gene encoding cardiolipin synthase: protein MNKLILILYLIVNLWAIYNVIMYGSRATKSLSWVFTIIVFPFAGALLYYLFGVNRRKFKFFKLKRSQRENLYNIKNKKEYYSDFKKDFASEKSKKLSKLIFNTTFLYASDDNKVEVLNTGKETFEAIFEAIKKAEKFIHVQYYVFEKGELQDKFYELFKTKIKEGVEIRLLYDSFGSFTFSGKLKKRFRDIGVKAYPVMPIRFGNLLFTLNYRNHRKIIVIDGKVGFTGGVNVSDKCIKPISDLGVWKDLHLQLEGPIVNSLHRVFIKDYHFSSKKKMLLDSKYLPKPMKAGNSPVQIVTSGPDSNQPAIMQQYIAMISLAETNIFIANPYFIPGSAVLQALVIAAQSGIEVNLLVPKKGDSILATYSMFSNFEEFLSVGINVYVRDCFSHSKVIIIDNEIASVGSGNFDQRSFEHNFETNAVIYDKTITNQILDEFNIECSNADKLSYNVFKNRSKIQKFIEGLAKFFSPLL from the coding sequence ATGAATAAATTAATTCTCATATTATATTTAATAGTAAACTTATGGGCTATATATAACGTTATTATGTATGGCTCTAGAGCAACCAAATCTTTAAGTTGGGTATTTACTATTATTGTTTTTCCGTTTGCTGGAGCATTATTATATTATTTATTTGGAGTTAATAGAAGAAAATTTAAGTTCTTTAAATTAAAAAGGTCTCAAAGAGAAAACCTATATAACATAAAAAATAAGAAAGAATATTATAGTGATTTTAAAAAGGACTTTGCAAGTGAAAAATCAAAAAAACTTTCAAAACTTATTTTTAATACCACTTTTTTGTATGCTTCAGATGATAATAAAGTAGAAGTTCTTAATACAGGAAAAGAAACGTTTGAGGCTATTTTTGAAGCTATAAAAAAAGCAGAAAAATTTATACATGTACAATACTATGTTTTTGAGAAAGGTGAGCTACAAGATAAATTTTATGAATTATTTAAAACTAAAATCAAAGAGGGTGTAGAAATAAGATTGCTTTACGATTCGTTTGGAAGTTTTACTTTTAGTGGAAAATTAAAAAAACGGTTTCGAGACATTGGAGTGAAGGCTTATCCTGTAATGCCTATTCGATTTGGTAATCTTCTGTTTACTTTAAATTATAGAAATCATCGTAAAATTATTGTAATTGATGGAAAAGTAGGTTTTACTGGTGGCGTAAATGTTTCAGATAAATGTATAAAGCCCATATCAGACCTTGGTGTGTGGAAAGATTTACATCTTCAATTAGAAGGACCAATTGTAAATAGTTTACATCGTGTTTTTATTAAAGATTATCATTTTTCTAGCAAAAAGAAAATGCTGCTAGATTCTAAGTATCTTCCTAAACCTATGAAAGCTGGAAATTCACCAGTTCAAATTGTAACGAGTGGTCCAGATTCAAACCAGCCAGCCATTATGCAGCAATATATTGCAATGATAAGTTTAGCTGAGACGAATATTTTTATAGCAAATCCTTATTTTATTCCAGGGAGTGCAGTATTGCAGGCTTTGGTTATAGCGGCACAAAGTGGTATTGAAGTTAACTTATTAGTGCCTAAAAAAGGAGATTCTATTTTGGCAACCTATTCTATGTTTTCTAATTTTGAAGAGTTTCTGTCTGTAGGTATCAATGTTTATGTACGCGATTGTTTTTCGCATAGTAAAGTTATCATTATTGATAATGAAATAGCATCAGTGGGTTCTGGTAATTTTGATCAAAGAAGCTTTGAGCATAATTTTGAAACTAATGCTGTTATTTATGATAAAACCATTACTAATCAAATTCTAGACGAGTTTAATATTGAATGTTCAAATGCGGATAAATTATCTTATAACGTTTTTAAAAACAGATCTAAAATTCAAAAATTTATAGAAGGCCTTGCCAAGTTTTTTAGCCCTTTATTATAA